From the genome of Halomonas sp. 1513, one region includes:
- a CDS encoding oligoribonuclease, with product MMADDQGQAPRDDLLVWIDLEMTGLDPARERIIEVATLITNNHLEVIAEGPVIAVHQNASLLEGMDAWNQKTHGESGLVKRVQESRIGTDEAQRQTLEFLHRYVKPGSSPMCGNSVHQDRRFLEREMPELLAFFHYRNLDVSTLKELAKRWHPQATQGFEKRNVHLAMDDIKESIAELAHYRETFIKLPQ from the coding sequence CTGATGGCGGATGATCAAGGCCAGGCCCCCCGCGACGACCTGCTGGTGTGGATCGACCTGGAGATGACCGGGCTCGACCCGGCCCGTGAACGTATCATCGAAGTGGCGACGCTGATCACCAACAACCACCTCGAGGTCATCGCCGAAGGCCCGGTGATCGCGGTGCACCAGAACGCCAGCCTGCTGGAGGGCATGGACGCCTGGAACCAGAAGACCCACGGCGAGTCGGGGCTGGTCAAGCGGGTCCAGGAGAGCCGGATCGGCACCGACGAGGCCCAGCGTCAGACGCTCGAGTTCCTGCACCGCTACGTCAAGCCCGGCAGTTCGCCGATGTGTGGCAACAGCGTGCATCAGGATCGACGCTTCCTGGAGCGCGAGATGCCCGAGCTGCTGGCCTTCTTCCACTACCGCAATCTCGACGTCTCGACCCTCAAGGAGCTGGCCAAGCGCTGGCACCCGCAGGCGACCCAGGGCTTCGAGAAGCGCAACGTGCACCTGGCGATGGACGATATCAAGGAGTCGATCGCCGAACTCGCCCACTACCGCGAGACCTTTATCAAGCTGCCGCAGTGA